A window of the Mus pahari chromosome 1, PAHARI_EIJ_v1.1, whole genome shotgun sequence genome harbors these coding sequences:
- the Dkkl1 gene encoding dickkopf-like protein 1: MCRLRVLLLLLPLASVVSSAVPIHDVDSQQKTSGFLGLQSLLQSFGRLFLKNDLLQDLDNFFSSLVDFRDLPRNFHQEANQEHRMGNHTLSSHLQIDKVTDNQTGEVLISEKVEASIEPERNPEGDWKVPKVESKAPPVPVQKVTDNLHPEPRRVAFWIMKMPRRRTQPDVQDGGRWLIEKRHRMQAIRDGLRGGAREDNLEEGAHVPQHAKLPIRKTHFLYILRPSQQL; the protein is encoded by the exons ATGTGTCGACTGAGggtcctgctgctgcttctcccctTGGCCTCCGTGGTCTCCTCTGCAGTCCCAATCCATGATGTCGACTCTCAGCAGAAAACCTCCGGGTTCCTGGGCCTTCAGAGTCTTCTCCAAAGCTTTGGTCGACTATTCCTAAAA AATGACCTGCTACAAGACCTGGACAATTTCTTCTCCTCCCTCGTGGACTTCCGAGACCTTCCTAGGAACTTCCATCAGGAAGCGAACCAGGAACACAGAATGGGAAACCATACCCTCTCCAGCCACCTACAGATAGACAAG GTGACTGACAACCAGACAGGGGAGGTGCTCATCTCTGAGAAGGTCGAAGCCTCCATTGAGCCAGAACGGAACCCGGAAGGGGACTGGAAG GTTCCCAAAGTGGAGTCAAAAGCGCCCCCGGTGCCTGTGCAGAAGGTCACCGACAACTTGCACCCAGAGCCCCGGCGGGTGGCTTTCTGGATCATGAAAATGCCACGGCGGAGGACCCAGCCCGATGTCCAGGACGGAGGCCGCTGGCTCATAGAAAAGCGACATCGCATGCAGGCCATCCGGGATGGGCTCCGTGGAGGCGCCCGTGAGGACAACCTGGAGGAAGGGGCCCATGTCCCCCAACACGCCAAGCTGCCTATACGCAAGACAcactttctctacatcctcaggCCATCCCAACAGCTGTAA